A stretch of DNA from Rheinheimera sp. MMS21-TC3:
CTTCCCAAATAATCCACTCACCTATTTGCACAATTAAGCCGGTACTTTCCGCTACTCCAATAAAACGGATTGGCGGCACTAAAGTATTATCAGGCCTTAACCAGCGGATCAGTGCCTCATATCCCACTAAACAATTATCCCGTAAATCCATTTTAGGCTGATAATATAAGATAAACTGATTATGCTTAATCGCTTCTCTTAGCTGGTTTTCTATAAGCAAGCGTTCTTCTGCAGCCTCATTTAAATCAGGGCTAAAGAAGTGAAAGGTGTTGCGGCCCCGTGCTTTAGCTTCATACATAGCTAAATCAGCGTGTTTTAGCAATAACTCTTCATTTGCTGCATCTTCAGGCGCTATGGTAATACCAATGCTAGCGCTAATTGATACCTCATGCTGGCCAAGCTTGACCGGTTCGGCAAAAGCTTGCTGCAAACTCCTAGCGATAATTGATGCTTGGTTACGATCAGTTATTGCCGCTAAAATAACAGCAAATTCATCTCCACCTAAACGTGCAATGGTATCTTCAGCACGTAATCGAGAGGTTAAACGTCTAGATACTTCTTTTAACAGTTCGTCACCGGCATCATGACCTAAAGTATCGTTAATACGTTTAAACTCATCTAAATCAAAATACAACAAGGCAAAGTTATAATAACCACGCTGCGACATAGCGATTGCTTTACGCAGTTGCTCACGAAAATAACAGCGATTAGCTAATCCAGTTAAAACATCATAATAAGCTAATTGCTCCATTTCTATCTGGCTTTGCTTAATAAAGGAGATATCCTGCATCGCGCAAACATAATTACTAATAACCCCCTTATCATCACGTATTGGTGCTATAGCTAACGACATCCAACATTTTTCGCCAAAGTAATGCAACAAAATGTCACCGCGCCAATGTTGGCGTTCTGTGAGTGCATAAGCTATTTCTTCGTGTAAGTGGTGCATTTCTTTAGCGAATAACTCACTTAGATATTGTTTGTTATCTAAGGCCATTTGACAGTTAAGGATGTGAATTAAAAACGGGTTAATATATTCAATTTTTAAATTACTGTCGGTTATAACAATACCTGAACTTAAAAATGATACTGCTTTACTTAACTTTCGTGTTGACTGTTCGGCGAGTTCTTTTTCTGTAACTTTGGCATTTAAACCTATAAGCAAGGTAGATATCTTTTCTGCCATACTTTTAAATGTTCGATTCAAAACCCCTATCTCATCGGATTTATCATCTAGTTCAATCTGCGATAATTCTCCACGACTAAAGGTATAAATAACTGAGGTTAGCCTACTTAAGCGTTTTAAAACCATTTGGTAAATAATTAATAAAATAATTAACGAAACTAGCAGTGCCACCACAATAAAAACACTAATTAGACCTAAACGATCATCAGTAAGACGTGCTAGTACCTCATCTTTACTAATGTAAATGCTTAAATGCCAATCTATAGGGCCTATTGCAGCCGTATAAATAAGTAACTCTGGTAGTAAATTATTAGGAACAATTCCTTTTTCTTTAGTTTGTAGAGCTACTTGTTTAGCATAAGACTTTAAAGCTGGGGTCATACCATCAACCCCCGTAAATAAGGTACTCATTGCTAAACCTGTGGGTAAACGCTGATATCTATCGCCTATAATTTGTCCTTTACCATCAAACAAAAATACTTGGCCATTTTGCAGTTTATTTTGTAATACGGGCAAATTATCTAGAATATCCTGTAGCAACATATCAGCGCCGGTAACACCAATAAACTCATCATCAACATAAACTGGCACTACTAAGCTAATCAACCATTGTTTAATAATGCTATCAAAATATAGTTCCGTCCATTTTGCTATACGTTCTGGATTATTCTCTGGCATAACTGGGCGAAAAAACTGCTCTACATCAAAACCATGATCAGCGTTTATTTCTAAAGCCCAACTAACTGGAGAAGAACGCATAAAGCGGTCTTTAGAAATAAAATAATAATTATAAAAGTCTTCGGTCATTAAAGGACCAAGCTGCTGCCACAATAGCCCTGTTTGTTCCATTAAGCCCGCAGTGCGCCTAGTATAAAAGCTCGTATTTTCGATAAAAGCAGCTGAGTACTCATCTTGTGCTCTAATAGTACCATCAGCAGCAACAGCTATATCTGGCTTAGCATCAAGCTTTACTTTGCTTAACGCCCTTTCAACAATTTTATTAGCCACAAGCGCTTTTTTTTGTTTTTCAATTAAACTAGCGGTTAGGTGTGATGAGTAACGTAATGTATTTAATTTAATTGCATCTTGCTGCAGATTTAACAATACCTGCTCTTGATAGACCGTCACTAGATAACCAGCGGTCAAACCTGTTACCATAATAACTATAAACACCACTAAGGCTAACTTTCGGCCTAAAGAATCCATTCCTTGTGGTTTAATAAAGCTTATTTCCTTCACCGTTTCAGCCTATATATTAATGCTATGGTTGGTTGGTTGGTTGGTTGGCAAAATATCAATATCTGTTAATATAATACCCACATAAACTAATACTAGCACACAAAAAAGAGAGTCTATTTATGAACAAATCTTTAATTGCAGCCCTTGTTTTTGCTGTCTCTGCGCCTGCGGTATATGCCGCTAGTGTGTTTAGTGACGCTAAAGATAGCGTAGAGTATCGACAGGCTGCATTACAACTCATACGCCATAACATGGCAGATATTGGTGATATGGTCAAAGGCGAAGTTACTTATGATGCTGAGCGCGTAATCAAAAGAGCCACTGCTTTAGCTACTTTAACCACTTTACCCTGGGATGCATTTACCATTAAAGGTGGTGATGCTAAAGATGATATTTGGCAAAACATGGCCGATTTTCAATCACGCGGTAAAAAGTTAGCAAGTGATGCAGCAATATTACACAGCGCAGCTTTAAGTGATAACCAAGCTGATGTTAGAAAAGCTTTTGGTACCTTTGCTCGTAACTGTAAAGCTTGTCACGATAAATATAAAAAATAATACCTAACTTGGTTAACTGACAAATCAGTCAGTTAACCAGATTTCAGCAAAATTAAACGAAAGTTATAAATACCCCACTAAGCGCTGACCTTGCCATAAATATAATCCTATTAATAGCAACGCTAATAACAAAAAAAACCAACCGCTATGGACAAAACCTGCTATAGGCTTAGTTGCTTTATCTTTGCCTGTCAGCATAACCTTAATCACATTATGCACTCTTAGACTATGCCAAATAGCGGCAATAATATGTATTACTATAGCCGCCAATAAAATATTAATATTAATTTTATGAATGCTAGAGGCTAAATCAACCAGGTCTGTAGATAAATACCCTACTAAAGGACCATCACTTAAATAACTATTATCAAAAGTTGCTAAGCCAGTAATAAGCTGGACTAAGGTTAAAGTAATCAGCAATAGAATCATATAAAATGATGCAGGGTTATGACCCACTTTAACGCTAGGATTTCCTAGGTAACGTAAAGCTTGCATTGGTGTTGCAGCAAAACTAGCAATACGCGCACTTTTGCTGCCAACAAGAGCCCAGATAATACGGCTAATCACTAAAGCTAATAAGGTATAAGCTAACAATTGATGTTGCGCGGTGTAGCCTTCAGTTCCTGTGTACCAAAGCCCAGCTATTAATAGCACTTGACTCCAGTGAAACACTCTTACGGCTAAATCCCAAACTTGTATTTTTTGTGACATTCCCCTTCGCCTCCGCTATGCTAAGTTCATTACTTTATACTACAGAAAATTAATGATGAATTGGTGGAAATGGCTGTTAAGCCTAGTATTTATTTTGTTTATTATTGCAGTTATCCTGCCGGCTACAGCAATATATACTGCGCTATATCTTAGCTTGCCTGCCTATGATACCGAACTTAAAGCAGATGTGTCTGCTACTGTGCGGTTAGAGCGCGATAATTTAGGTTATGTCAGTATTCATGCGCCAAACCGGCAAGATGCAGCCTATGCACTAGGCTTTACTCATGGCCAAGAGCGCTTTTTTCAGATGGACTTACTGCGCCGTAATGCTGCAGGTGAACTTGCCGCTTTATTTGGCAGCAGAGCCATTAGTGCCGATAAAAGCTTACGCCAACACCGTTTTCGCCATCGTGCCGAACAAGCACTACAGCTATTAAATCCAGAACAAACGCAATTATTACAGCGCTATACCGCTGGTGTTAATGCGGGTTTAAGTAACCTAACTCTTCCTCCTTTTGAATACTGGTTATTACGCCAACAACCAGAGCCTTGGCAAAGCAGTGACTCATTTTTAGTAATTTATAGCATGTATTTAGATCTGCAAGGCAAGCTTGGTCGTGATGAATACGCCATGACAGTATTAAAAAACCATATTGATAGTGATTGGTACCGCTTTTTACAACAAGAGAGTCAACATTGGCAAGCCGCTATTGATGCCTCTATAGTTCCAGCCATACATATGCCTAAAACACCTTACCCTAAGGCACTTAAACAACAGTTTAGTGCTTGTCAGCAGTGTGATGTAAAAGATGCAACTGATATAGGTAGTAATAATTTTGCTGTAGCTGGCAGTTTAACTAAACATGGTAGTGCCATTTTAGCTGATGATATGCATTTAGGCTTACGGGTTCCTAATATCTGGTTTAAAGCCCAACTTAATTGGCGACAAAACAACCAATGGCAACAAGTAACAGGACTAAGCCTTCCCGGTGCGCCAGCTATAGTAGTAGGTTCAAATACCAAAATTGCCTGGGGTTTTACCAATAGTACAGGTGACTGGTATGATTTAATCAAGCTAACCTTAAGTGATGATGGTAAGCGCTATTTAAGCCAAGAAGGCTGGCAACCTCTTCAGTATCAGTATGAAACCATTAAAGTGGCTAATGGTAATGATCAAGCTATTGAGTTAGCAACTACCCATTGGGGGCCTGTTATCACTTTTTCAGGCAACGACAATGAAGCCCGAGCTTATGCTCTTCGCTGGGTTGGTTATGACAGTCAAGCAGTTAACTTTAACTTACTGCAGCTTGAAACCCTAACGACTGTTCAAGAGGCAGTTAGCTTAGCACCACATATTGGCATTCCAGCTCAAAACTTAGTAGCAGCAGACTCGTCCGGCCAAATAGCTTGGACTATAGCGGGTGCTATTCCTAAACGCGTTAATAATTATGATTGGGATACAGCTCAAGATTGGAGTAATCAGCCAGATTACTGGCAGGGTTATATTGACGATAACGCACATCCCGCCATTATCAATCCAACTATTAAACGTTTATGGACAGCCAACGCCCGAACTGTCGGTGATGTTATGTATACAAAGTTAGGTAATGGTGGCTATGATTTAGGTGCCAGAGGTCAGCAGATCCGTAATCAATTGCTGGCAAAAGACACACTAAACGAAGCTGATATGCACCAAATTCAACTTGATAATAACGCAGTTATGTTAAGCCGCTGGCAACAATTTCTACTTAAACAATTGACGCCTGAATTTATTGCTGAGCATCAACTAGAACAATATAAAAAACACCTACTGCTAAGCTCAGATCAAGCCAGCGTCAACGCTATAGGTTATACCTTAGTAAAAAGCTTTCGCCAGCAAGTGCTACAATTGCAATTTGCTCCCTTATCCGCATTATTAGAGCAAGAGGGCGCCGCAAGTAAAAACTTAAAATATTCATTAGAGCCGGCAATTTGGCAAATGGCTCAACTACAACGTGCTGATACAGTAGCTGCTCCTTTTACTGATTGGCCGCAGTTAATTCAAGCAGCAATATTAACCAGTAAAAAACAATTAGAGCAACAAAATGGCAGTTTAAAAGCCAGCCGATGGGGCTTAGTAAATCAAGCTAAAATTGAGCATCCACTCTCTTCAGCCATTCCCTACTTAGGTAATTGGTTAAATATGCCTAAAACTGAACTAAATGGTGATAGCCATATGCCCAGAGTGCAAGGTGCTGGCTTTGGTCAGTCACAGCGTTTAGTTGTGGCACCAGGCCAAGAGCACCTTGGAATTTTAACCATGCCTACAGGGCAATCTGGGCATCCGTTATCGCCCTTTTATCGAGCTGATCATACTTATTGGTTAAACGGTGTTAGTTTGCCATTTTTACCTGGAGAGAAAAAATATCAGCTATTACTGACACCACAGTCTTGACTTTAGCCATCCAGACCTATTATGTTAAAGACTATGAATATATTAATTATTGCTCGCAATTTTTTTAGCTTTACCACCCAAAACGGGAGGTAGTAAGCTGCGCGCGCAGTAAAACTAAAACCTCCCTTTGGGAGGTTTTTTTTTGCCAAAAAAGAGAAAATGCCATGCAATTAGAGCAAATACGCAGTGAGATTAGTACTACCGATCAGCAATTATTAGCCTTACTAGCTAAACGACGCCAACTAGCCCTAGCAGTAGGCAACGCTAAACTTGCACAAAATAAACCTATTCGCGATCAAAAGCGCGAACAGGAATTGTTGCTCTCACTAATTGAGCAAGCTAAGGCTTTGAGCCTTGATGCACAATACATTACACGACTTTATCAGGTGATTATTGAAGACTCAGTCTTACAGCAACAAGCAAAAATACAAGGCCAATTAAATAATCTTGACAATAATATCGTCCGTGTTGCTTTCTTGGGTGGTCAAGGCTCTTATAGTTATTGGGCAGCACAGAAGTACTTTAGCCGTCGAGCCGATCAGTTAATTGAGCTAGGCTGTGATAGTTTTCATGACATAGTGCATAGCGTAGAAACAGGCCATGCTGACTATGCATTATTACCTATAGAAAATACTTCTTCAGGTTCCATAAATGAAGTCTACGATCTATTACAACAAACTAGATTATCTATTGTTGGCGAGCTTACCCACCCTATCGCTCACTGCTTACTTGGCCTTGCCAATACCGATTTAACTAAAATTCGCCAAGTCTGTGCTCACCCACAAGTTATTGCTCAGTGCAGTCAGTTTTTACAAGGCTTAAACAATGTTAAAATAGAGTATTGTGACAGTACTTCTGACGCCTTTAGCCGGATAAAACAATTACAAGATCCTAGTATTGTCGCTATCGGTGGCGAAGCCGGCGGTGAGCTTTATGGTTTACAAGTATTAACCCGTTATTTAGCCAATCAAAAAGACAACGTTAGTCGCTTTATTGTTGTTGCTCGTAAGCCAATACAAGTGGCCAAAGCCATACCAGCAAAAACAACCTTTATCATGTACACTGGCCAGCAGCCGGGTGCACTAGTTGATGCACTGCTCGTTTTAAAGCAACACGGCATCAGTATGGCCAAATTAGAATCGCGACCTATAAACGGCAATCCGTGGGAAGAAATGTTCTACGTTGACGTGTTCGCTAATTTAAACGACTACGCCATGACTCGCGCATTAGAAGAGTTAAATAAAATCACTAAATTTATTAAAGTGCTCGGTTGTTATGCCAGCGAAGATATTGAACCAACCTTAATTAGCAACTAAATACACATAAATTCTATTATTTAATGATCGTGATAGGCAAGGTAAAACCTACTCTATTGCGATTGTAGTACAACATTACGAGGATCATATGACTGATCAAGAAAAACTTTATGGCCGCCATTTAACATCAGCCCAAGAGTCTATAGACAGTATAAATCACTTAGAAAACTCTAGTGCTTATCGACTGGCCTTTGCCGATAATGATTTTTTAACCCAAGATAATTTACGTCATATTAGACTACAACTCGAATATCTAAAACCACAACAGGTCTTAGAGCAAAACAACATCCATGCCACTATCGTTGTGTTTGGCAGTGCGCGATTCTTATCACCTGAGCAAGCAGAATTGTTATTAAAAAATGCTCAACAAGCCCTAACAGAAAATGATAACAGCCAAAATAGGCAAGCCGTAAAATATGCTCAAGCTCAAGTTAATCAAAGCCGTTACTATACAGCCGCCCAGCAGTTCTCCTATTTAGTTACCGAGCATAGCTGCAAACACCAAGACTGCGCTCTCACTATTATTAGTGGTGGTGGCCCAGGCATTATGGAAGCTGCCAACCGTGGTGCAATGGAAGCTGGTGGTGAAAGCATCGGCCTTAATATAGTCCTACCTCGCGAGCAGCAACCAAACCAATACATAACGCCTAAGTTCTGCTTCCAATTTCACTACTTTGCTATTCGTAAAATGCATTTTTTACAACGGGCACGAGCACTTGTCGCTTTCCCTGGTGGCTTTGGTACTCTAGATGAGTTATTTGAGACCTTAGCTTTAATTCAAACCAAAAAATCTAAGCGTGTACCCGTGATCTTGTTTAATAAAACATTTTGGCAAAATTTAATTAATTTTGATTTATTAGTTGAAGAAGGTGTAATTAATGCTGATGATCTTGATTTAATCCAATACGCCGATACCCCTG
This window harbors:
- a CDS encoding EAL domain-containing protein, translated to MKEISFIKPQGMDSLGRKLALVVFIVIMVTGLTAGYLVTVYQEQVLLNLQQDAIKLNTLRYSSHLTASLIEKQKKALVANKIVERALSKVKLDAKPDIAVAADGTIRAQDEYSAAFIENTSFYTRRTAGLMEQTGLLWQQLGPLMTEDFYNYYFISKDRFMRSSPVSWALEINADHGFDVEQFFRPVMPENNPERIAKWTELYFDSIIKQWLISLVVPVYVDDEFIGVTGADMLLQDILDNLPVLQNKLQNGQVFLFDGKGQIIGDRYQRLPTGLAMSTLFTGVDGMTPALKSYAKQVALQTKEKGIVPNNLLPELLIYTAAIGPIDWHLSIYISKDEVLARLTDDRLGLISVFIVVALLVSLIILLIIYQMVLKRLSRLTSVIYTFSRGELSQIELDDKSDEIGVLNRTFKSMAEKISTLLIGLNAKVTEKELAEQSTRKLSKAVSFLSSGIVITDSNLKIEYINPFLIHILNCQMALDNKQYLSELFAKEMHHLHEEIAYALTERQHWRGDILLHYFGEKCWMSLAIAPIRDDKGVISNYVCAMQDISFIKQSQIEMEQLAYYDVLTGLANRCYFREQLRKAIAMSQRGYYNFALLYFDLDEFKRINDTLGHDAGDELLKEVSRRLTSRLRAEDTIARLGGDEFAVILAAITDRNQASIIARSLQQAFAEPVKLGQHEVSISASIGITIAPEDAANEELLLKHADLAMYEAKARGRNTFHFFSPDLNEAAEERLLIENQLREAIKHNQFILYYQPKMDLRDNCLVGYEALIRWLRPDNTLVPPIRFIGVAESTGLIVQIGEWIIWEACRFLARQHSKGHLVTLAINLSVRQFKDQSLPEVVERIIQRTGVDAKYLSFEITESMLMGDTDAAISQLNQLKRLGVSLSIDDFGTGYSSLSYLKRFPVDELKIDRSFVCDIPDNRNDMNIVAAIIAMAQKMNLQVVAEGVETAEQVEFLRKNACYYVQGYYFSMPLAEQELACLNFAIKQ
- a CDS encoding cytochrome c; protein product: MNKSLIAALVFAVSAPAVYAASVFSDAKDSVEYRQAALQLIRHNMADIGDMVKGEVTYDAERVIKRATALATLTTLPWDAFTIKGGDAKDDIWQNMADFQSRGKKLASDAAILHSAALSDNQADVRKAFGTFARNCKACHDKYKK
- a CDS encoding cytochrome b/b6 domain-containing protein, whose protein sequence is MSQKIQVWDLAVRVFHWSQVLLIAGLWYTGTEGYTAQHQLLAYTLLALVISRIIWALVGSKSARIASFAATPMQALRYLGNPSVKVGHNPASFYMILLLITLTLVQLITGLATFDNSYLSDGPLVGYLSTDLVDLASSIHKININILLAAIVIHIIAAIWHSLRVHNVIKVMLTGKDKATKPIAGFVHSGWFFLLLALLLIGLYLWQGQRLVGYL
- a CDS encoding penicillin acylase family protein, whose translation is MMNWWKWLLSLVFILFIIAVILPATAIYTALYLSLPAYDTELKADVSATVRLERDNLGYVSIHAPNRQDAAYALGFTHGQERFFQMDLLRRNAAGELAALFGSRAISADKSLRQHRFRHRAEQALQLLNPEQTQLLQRYTAGVNAGLSNLTLPPFEYWLLRQQPEPWQSSDSFLVIYSMYLDLQGKLGRDEYAMTVLKNHIDSDWYRFLQQESQHWQAAIDASIVPAIHMPKTPYPKALKQQFSACQQCDVKDATDIGSNNFAVAGSLTKHGSAILADDMHLGLRVPNIWFKAQLNWRQNNQWQQVTGLSLPGAPAIVVGSNTKIAWGFTNSTGDWYDLIKLTLSDDGKRYLSQEGWQPLQYQYETIKVANGNDQAIELATTHWGPVITFSGNDNEARAYALRWVGYDSQAVNFNLLQLETLTTVQEAVSLAPHIGIPAQNLVAADSSGQIAWTIAGAIPKRVNNYDWDTAQDWSNQPDYWQGYIDDNAHPAIINPTIKRLWTANARTVGDVMYTKLGNGGYDLGARGQQIRNQLLAKDTLNEADMHQIQLDNNAVMLSRWQQFLLKQLTPEFIAEHQLEQYKKHLLLSSDQASVNAIGYTLVKSFRQQVLQLQFAPLSALLEQEGAASKNLKYSLEPAIWQMAQLQRADTVAAPFTDWPQLIQAAILTSKKQLEQQNGSLKASRWGLVNQAKIEHPLSSAIPYLGNWLNMPKTELNGDSHMPRVQGAGFGQSQRLVVAPGQEHLGILTMPTGQSGHPLSPFYRADHTYWLNGVSLPFLPGEKKYQLLLTPQS
- a CDS encoding chorismate mutase — translated: MQLEQIRSEISTTDQQLLALLAKRRQLALAVGNAKLAQNKPIRDQKREQELLLSLIEQAKALSLDAQYITRLYQVIIEDSVLQQQAKIQGQLNNLDNNIVRVAFLGGQGSYSYWAAQKYFSRRADQLIELGCDSFHDIVHSVETGHADYALLPIENTSSGSINEVYDLLQQTRLSIVGELTHPIAHCLLGLANTDLTKIRQVCAHPQVIAQCSQFLQGLNNVKIEYCDSTSDAFSRIKQLQDPSIVAIGGEAGGELYGLQVLTRYLANQKDNVSRFIVVARKPIQVAKAIPAKTTFIMYTGQQPGALVDALLVLKQHGISMAKLESRPINGNPWEEMFYVDVFANLNDYAMTRALEELNKITKFIKVLGCYASEDIEPTLISN
- a CDS encoding TIGR00730 family Rossman fold protein, yielding MTDQEKLYGRHLTSAQESIDSINHLENSSAYRLAFADNDFLTQDNLRHIRLQLEYLKPQQVLEQNNIHATIVVFGSARFLSPEQAELLLKNAQQALTENDNSQNRQAVKYAQAQVNQSRYYTAAQQFSYLVTEHSCKHQDCALTIISGGGPGIMEAANRGAMEAGGESIGLNIVLPREQQPNQYITPKFCFQFHYFAIRKMHFLQRARALVAFPGGFGTLDELFETLALIQTKKSKRVPVILFNKTFWQNLINFDLLVEEGVINADDLDLIQYADTPEQAWQLIRKHYSLL